The following proteins are co-located in the Perognathus longimembris pacificus isolate PPM17 chromosome 25, ASM2315922v1, whole genome shotgun sequence genome:
- the Slc36a2 gene encoding proton-coupled amino acid transporter 2, producing MPVTENARGPQEAAAFTLDHVSSPQSTKKDSKFLNGNSAEPSGVERSKGITGFQTLVHLVKGNMGTGILGLPLAVKNAGILVGPLSLLVMGFVACHCMHILVTCARHFCHRFNKPFMDYGDTVMHGLEASPSPWLQSHAHWGRHVVSFFLVVTQLGFCCVYIVFLADNLKQVVEAANSTTSNCHHNETVVLAPSMDSRLYMLSFLPFLVLLVFIRHLRALTIFSLLANVSMLVSLFIIVQYIAQGIPDPRRLPLAASWKTYPLFFGTAIFSFESIGVVLPLENKMADPRHFPAILSLGLSIVTALYMAIGALGYLRFGEDIKASITLNLPNCWLYQSVKLLYLVGILCTYALQFYVPADVIIPAALSHVPKGWALPVDLLIRLAMVGLTCVLAVLVPRLDLVISLVGSVSSSALALIIPPLLEITTYWAEGMNPLLVAKDALISILGLVGFVVGTYQALDELLESRGSLHFPNATMFTQ from the exons ATGCCTGTGACAGAGAATGCCCGGGGTCCCCAGGAAGCTGCTGCCTTCACCCTGGACCATGTGTCATCTCCCCAAAGCACCAAGAAAGACTCCAAGTTCTTGAATGGAAACTCCGCAGAACCATCCGGGGTGGAGAGGAGCAAAGGAATAAC AGGGTTCCAGACGTTGGTTCACCTGGTAAAAGGCAACATGGGCACGGGGATCCTGGGCCTGCCGCTGGCTGTGAAGAATGCAGGGATTCTG GTGGGCCCGCTCAGTTTGTTGGTGATGGGGTTCGTGGCCTGCCACTGTATGCACATCCTGGTCACATGTGCCCGCCATTTCTGCCACAG GTTTAACAAGCCCTTTATGGATTATGGTGACACTGTGATGCATGGactggaagccagccccagcccctggctccaaAGCCACGCCCACTGGGGGAG GCACGTGGTGAGCTTCTTTCTGGTTGTCACTCAGCTGGGCTTCTGCTGTGTGTACATTGTGTTTCTGGCTGATAATTTAAAGCAG GTGGTGGAGGCTGCCAACAGCACCACCAGTAACTGCCACCACAACGAGACCGTGGTCCTCGCCCCCTCCATGGACTCGCGGCTCTACATGctctccttcctgcccttcctggtGCTCCTGGTTTTCATCCGCCACCTCCGGGCCCTCACCATCTTCTCCCTGCTGGCCAACGTCAGCATGCTGGTCAGCCTGTTCATCATCGTCCAATACATCGCCCAG GGGATTCCGGACCCCAGGCGGCTGCCTCTAGCAGCCAGCTGGAAAACCTACCCTCTCTTCTTTGGAACGgccattttttcctttgaaagcATCGGTGTG GTTCTTCCTCTAGAAAACAAGATGGCGGACCCCCGCCACTTCCCAGCCATCCTGTCCCTGGGACTGTCCATCGTGACTGCCCTCTACATGGCCATCGGGGCTCTGGGCTACCTTCGTTTTGGAGAGGACATCAAGGCCAGCATCACCCTTAATCTGCCCAACTGCTG GCTGTACCAGTCAGTGAAGCTGCTGTACCTCGTGGGCATCCTGTGCACCTACGCCCTGCAGTTCTACGTCCCCGCCGACGTCATCATCCCCGCCGCCCTCTCCCACGTGCCCAAGGGCTGGGCACTGCCGGTGGATCTGCTCATCCGCCTCGCCATGGTCGGCCTGACTT GCGTGCTGGCCGTCCTGGTCCCGCGCCTGGACCTGGTCATCTCCCTGGTGGGCTCGGTGAGCAGCAGCGCGCTGGCCCTCATCATCCCGCCCCTGCTGGAGATCACCACGTACTGGGCGGAGGGCATGAACCCCCTGCTGGTCGCCAAGGACGCCCTCATCAGCATCCTGGGCCTGGTGGGCTTCGTGGTGGGCACCTACCAGGCCCTGGATGAGCTGCTGGAGTCGAGAGGATCTCTCCACTTCCCCAACGCCACCATGTTCACTCAGTGA